Proteins from a genomic interval of Pithys albifrons albifrons isolate INPA30051 chromosome 15, PitAlb_v1, whole genome shotgun sequence:
- the LOC139679026 gene encoding protocadherin beta-15-like, which produces MAIARQVLCLSAFLSLPHARSEPIRYSLAEEADSGSLVGNLAQDAGLTPAQLSARRARLVSEDGRQHFRLDRATGRLVVADRLDREELCGQSGACMLPFELLLANPLQVFRVKVALEDINDHSPIFPEERVTFEIPEKTDPGSRFPLEVARDLDIGSNSIQAYHVIPKNAYFTVSFDSQSENNKNVELVLEKPLDREEQADIDFSVIAVDGGSPPRSGTTQVHIVVLDVNDNAPVFTQKIYVGQVLENAPEGSVVLRVVANDRDVGINGDISYQFSHTIGQTNSAFSIDNRSGEIRLKKPLDFEAEDTHELSVRARDGGGLSAICKVLVEVLDVNDNAPELVVSSFSSPLPENSPPRTVVALFSIRDRDAGANGKISCALEDQLFFSLKPAYDKYYELVTASALDREETAQYILTVTAADAGSPPLTTTQTFTVDISDVNDNAPVFNQTSYTMYVRENNVPTVLVGAVSAADADVGLNAKVTYSLSPIEATEQPSCSCISVNSENGHVFVLKPLDYEKMRQTEVVVSASDGGSPPLRANVTVRLVVVDENDNAPVVLYPAQDSSPTSSELVPMASEAGYLITKVVAVDADSGQNSWLSYHLLRATDPGLFAVGAQSGEVSLRRPVTDRDTVKQKLIVLVRDNGQPPLSATAALSALLLKDFSDMRQPHSSSATEDEGGSLTTYLIISLVFVSLLFLISTVAFIVHKVCRRKELKGGHMLYGADNLPSSLTDAAAAGTLPHGYCYEISLTTGSGNSEFKFLKPILPSLPPQHCDMGGVTNDEQVFPCGPVTTEDVTPDNAGTVSAEQFNHFAFN; this is translated from the coding sequence ATGGCGATCGCAAGGCAAGTGCTTtgtctctctgctttcctctccctgccccacgCTCGCTCCGAGCCCATCCGCTACTCCCTAGCCGAGGAGGCGGACAGCGGCTCCCTGGTTGGCAACCTGGCGCAGGACGCGGGGCTGACGCCGGCGCAGCTCTCGGCTCGCCGCGCCCGCCTGGTCTCGGAGGACGGCCGCCAGCATTTTCGCTTAGACCGCGCCACCGGCCGTCTCGTCGTGGCCGACAGGCTGGACCGGGAGGAGCTTTGCGGGCAGTCCGGTGCCTGCATGCTCCCATTCgagctgctgctggccaacCCGCTGCAGGTTTTTCGGGTTAAAGTGGCCTTAGAGGATATCAATGACCACTCACCGATTTTTCCGGAGGAACGAGTCACTTTTGAAATCCCAGAAAAGACCGACCCGGGCTCTCGTTTCCCTCTGGAGGTTGCTCGGGACCTTGATATTGGCAGCAACAGCATCCAGGCATACCACGTTATTCCCAAGAACGCGTACTTCACTGTTTCTTTTGACAGTCAGAGTGAGAATAACAAAAATGTGGAATTGGTTTTGGAAAAGCCTCTAGACAGAGAGGAGCAGGCAGACATAGATTTCAGTGTCATTGCTGTCGATGGGGGCTCCCCACCCAGGAGTGGGACCACCCAAGTCCACATTGTCGTTTTGGATGTAAATGACAACGCTCCAGTCTTCACACAGAAAATATATGTTGGACAGGTTCTGGAAAATGCACCAGAGGGCTCTGTGGTTCTGCGTGTGGTGGCGAATGATAGGGATGTTGGAATAAATGGGGACATCTCCTATCAGTTCAGTCACACAATAGGTCAGACCAACTCAGCATTCTCAATTGACAACAGGAGTGGTGAAATTAGACTCAAAAAGCCTCTGGACTTTGAGGCAGAAGACACCCATGAACTCAGTGTGAGAGCCAGAGATGGTGGTGGCCTTTCAGCAATCTGCAAAGTGTTGGTGGAGGTGTTGGATGTGAATGACAATGCACCAGAGCTGGTGGTCAGTTCCTTCAGCAGTCCCCTCCCTGAGAACTCACCTCCCAGGACAGTGGTTGCCCTCTTTTCTAtcagggacagggatgctggTGCCAATGGGAAGATCTCCTGTGCCCTCGAAGATCAGCTCTTCTTCTCCCTGAAGCCAGCCTATGACAAGTACTATGAGCTGGTGACTGCGAGTGCACTGGACCGGGAGGAGACGGCTCAGTATATCCTtactgtgacagcagcagatgCGGGGTCCCCTCCTCTCACAACCACCCAGACCTTCACCGTGGATATCTCGGACGTCAATGACAATGCCCCTGTCTTCAACCAAACGTCCTACACCATGTATGTACGTGAGAACAATGTCCCCACTGTGCTTGTTGGAGCCGTCAGTGCTGCAGATGCTGATGTGGGTCTCAATGCCAAGGTGACATATTCCCTTTCACCTATTGAAGCGACAGAGCAGCCTTCGTGCTCCTGCATCTCTGTGAACTCTGAGAACGGGCATGTCTTTGTGCTGAAACCTCTGGACTACGAGAAGATGAGGCAGACCGAGGTCGTAGTGAGCGCCTCTGACGGAGGGTCTCCTCCCCTCAGAGCCAATGTCACCGTCCGCCTTGTGGTGGTGGACGAGAATGACAATGCACCGGTGGTGCTGTACccagcccaggacagcagcccAACCTCCAGTGAGCTGGTGCCCATGGCATCTGAGGCGGGTTATCTCATCACCAAAGTGGTGGCTGTCGATGCCGACTCGGGACAGAACTCATGGCTCTCCTACCACCTGCTGAGGGCCACCGACCCTGGACTGTTTGCAGTGGGTGCCCAAAGTGGGGAAGTGAGTCTGAGGAGGCCAGTGACAGACAGAGACACCGTCAAGCAGAAGCTCATCGTGCTGGTGAGAGACAACGGGCAGCCACCACTATCAGCCACCGCAGCTCTGAGTGCTCTCCTGCTCAAGGACTTCTCAGACATGCGCCAaccacacagcagctcagccacagaGGATGAGGGCGGCTCCCTGACAACCTATTTAATCATTTCCTTGGTCTTTGtctccctgctcttcctcaTCTCCACAGTAGCCTTTATCGTTCACAAGGTGTGCAGGAGAAAGGAGCTGAAGGGTGGGCACATGCTTTACGGTGCCGACAACTTGCCGAGCAGCCTGACCGacgcagctgctgcagggacccTGCCCCACGGCTATTGCTACGAGATCAGCCTCACGACGGGCTCGGGCAACAGTGAGTTCAAGTTCCTCAAGCCCATCCTCCCCAGCCTGCCACCACAGCATTGTGACATGGGCGGGGTTACCAATGATGAACAGGTTTTCCCTTGTGGTCCTGTCACCACAGAGGATGTGACACCTGACAATGCAGGGACTGTCTCTGCAGAACAGTTCAACCATTTTGCTTTTAACTAG
- the LOC139679027 gene encoding protocadherin beta-15-like produces the protein MAIARQVLCLSVFLLLPHARSEPIRYSLAEEADSGSLVGNLAQDAGLTPAQLSARRARLVSEDGRQHFRLDRATGRLVVADRLDREELCGQSGTCMLPFELLLSNPLQVFRVEVALQDINDHSPIFPEERVTFEIPETSEPGSHFPLEVARDLDIGSNSIQAYNITPENEYFSVSFGSRIKGKKYVELVLEKPLDREEQAEMDFSVIAVDGGSPPKSGTTQIHIIILDVNDNAPVFTQELYDVQVLENAPKGSVILTVLATDRDAGVNGDISYQFSQTVDQSDSLFEIDSKSGEIKLTKPLDFEAADIHELSVRARDGGGLSAICKVLVEVLDVNDNAPELVVSSFSSPLPENSPLRTVVALFSVRDRDAGANGKISCALEDQLFFSLKPAYDKYYELVTASALDREERAQYILTVTAADAGSPSLTITQTFTVDISDVNDNAPVFNQTSYTMYVRENNVPTVLVGAVSAADADVGLNAKVTYSLSTVQPTEQPSCSCISVNSENGHVFVLKPLDYEKMRQTEVVVSASDAGSPPLRANVTVRLVVVDENDNAPVVLYPAQDSSPASSELVPMAAEAGYLITKVVAVDADSGQNSWLSYHLLRATDPGLFAVGAQSGEVRLRRPVTDRDTVKQKLLVLVRDNGQPPLSATAALNALLLKDFSDIRQPHSSSATEDEGGSLTTYLIISLVFVSLLFLISTVAFIARKVCRRKELKGGHELYGADNLPSGLTDAGAAGTLPHGYCYEISLTTGSGNSEFKFLKPILPSLPPQPCAMGGVTNDEQVFPFVPDTTDEVTGDNAGTVSAVHFNHLSFK, from the coding sequence ATGGCGATCGCAAGGCAAGTGCTttgtctctctgttttcctcctcctgccccacgCTCGCTCCGAGCCCATCCGCTACTCCCTAGCCGAGGAGGCGGACAGCGGCTCCCTGGTTGGCAACCTGGCGCAGGACGCGGGGCTGACGCCGGCGCAGCTCTCGGCTCGCCGCGCCCGCCTGGTCTCGGAGGACGGCCGCCAGCATTTTCGCTTAGACCGCGCCACCGGCCGTCTCGTCGTGGCCGACAGGCTGGACCGGGAGGAGCTTTGCGGGCAGTCCGGAACTTGCATGCTCCCGTTCGAGCTGCTGCTGTCCAACCCGCTGCAAGTTTTTAGGGTCGAGGTGGCCTTACAGGATATCAATGACCACTCGCCGATTTTCCCCGAGGAACGAGTCACTTTTGAAATCCCAGAAACAAGCGAGCCGGGCTCTCATTTCCCTCTGGAGGTTGCTCGGGACCTTGATATTGGCAGCAACAGTATCCAGGCATACAATATTACTCCCGAGAACGAGTACTTTAGCGTTTCCTTTGGTAGCCGGATTAAGGGCAAGAAGTATGTTGAACTTGTCTTAGAAAAGCCGCTAGACAGGGAAGAGCAGGCAGAGATGGATTTCAGTGTCATTGCCGTAGACGGAGGCTCTCCACCCAAGAGCGGGACCACCCAAATTCACATTATAATTCTGGATGTAAATGACAACGCTCCTGTCTTCACACAGGAGCTGTATGATGTACAAGTTTTGGAAAATGCACCAAAGGGCTCTGTGATTCTGACTGTGCTGGCAACAGATCGGGATGCAGGAGTTAATGGGGACATCTCCTATCAGTTCAGCCAAACAGTCGACCAGAGCGACTCTCTGTTTGAGATTGACTCCAAGAGTGGTGAAATTAAACTCACAAAGCCTCTGGACTTTGAGGCAGCAGACATTCATGAGCTCAGTGTGAGAGCCAGAGATGGTGGTGGACTTTCAGCAATCTGCAAGGTGTTGGTGGAGGTGTTGGATGTGAATGACAATGCACCAGAGCTGGTGGTCAGTTCCTTCAGCAGTCCCCTCCCTGAGAACTCACCTCTCAGGACAGTGGTTGCCCTCTTTTctgtcagggacagggatgctggTGCCAATGGGAAGATCTCCTGTGCACTCGAAGATCAGCTCTTCTTCTCCCTGAAGCCAGCCTATGACAAGTACTATGAGCTGGTGACTGCGAGTGCACTGGACCGGGAGGAGAGGGCTCAGTACATCCtcactgtgacagcagcagatgCAGGGTCCCCTTCCCTCACAATCACCCAGACCTTCACCGTGGATatctcagatgtcaatgacaaTGCCCCAGTCTTCAACCAGACGTCCTACACCATGTATGTGCGTGAGAACAATGTCCCCACCGTGCTCGTTGGAGCCGTCAGTGCTGCAGATGCTGATGTGGGTCTCAATGCCAAGGTGACCTATTCCCTGTCCACAGTCCAACCAACAGAGCAGCCTTCGTGCTCCTGCATCTCTGTGAACTCTGAGAATGGGCACGTCTTTGTGCTGAAACCTCTGGACTACGAGAAGATGAGGCAGACCGAGGTCGTAGTGAGTGCCTCTGACGCAGGGTCTCCTCCTCTCAGAGCCAATGTCACCGTCCGCCTTGTCGTGGTGGACGAGAATGACAATGCACCGGTGGTGCTGTACCCAGCTCAGGACAGCAGCCCAGCCTCCAGTGAGCTGGTGCCTATGGCAGCTGAGGCGGGCTATCTCATCACCAAAGTGGTGGCTGTCGATGCCGACTCGGGACAGAACTCATGGCTCTCCTACCACCTGCTGAGGGCCACCGACCCTGGACTGTTTGCAGTGGGTGCCCAAAGTGGGGAAGTGAGGCTGAGGAGGCCAGTGACAGACAGAGACACCGTCAAGCAGAAACTCCTCGTCCTGGTGAGAGACAACGGGCAGCCACCACTGTCAGCCACCGCAGCTCTGAATGCACTGCTGCTCAAGGACTTCTCAGACATACGCCAACcgcacagcagctcagccacagaAGATGAGGGCGGCTCCCTGACAACCTATTTAATCATTTCCTTGGTCTTTGtctccctgctcttcctcaTCTCCACAGTGGCCTTCATCGCTCGCAAGGTGTGCAGGAGAAAGGAGCTGAAGGGTGGGCATGAGCTTTACGGTGCCGACAACTTGCCGAGCGGCCTGACCgatgcaggtgctgcagggacCCTGCCCCACGGCTATTGCTACGAGATCAGCCTCACGACGGGCTCGGGCAACAGCGAGTTCAAGTTCCTCAAGCCCATCCTCCCCAGcctgccaccacagccctgtgccatgggcGGGGTTACCAATGATGAACAGgttttcccctttgttcctgACACCACAGATGAAGTGACAGGAGACAATGCTGGAACTGTGTCGGCAGTGCACTTCAACCATCTTTCCTTTAAGTAA